A single window of Leishmania braziliensis MHOM/BR/75/M2904 complete genome, chromosome 27 DNA harbors:
- a CDS encoding mitochondrial RNA binding protein 1, which produces MFRFVSARQPLALVAASSLRFQSSPATSAMNPNRRNQNRRGFTSTSSLPKFEIHDVRDDPEHGSMTRVSVDGKHLLVSQFPQLGPRNADPNDTTPQFDRERRISMRFRHIDLAGFVSVVEDRVPSHHVKNNAFDMAFEKTAKGYVLKGQVHRSNSQANEEWAVRFENQFAVTMEHFLESALTESFGFAQHQRILARGDSLPSDRIRSNQDRNRNPNRNQNRRRNSGNSNDDNQGN; this is translated from the coding sequence atGTTCCGCTTTGTATCTGCAAGACAGCCTCTGGCGTTGGTGGCTGCCTCATCGCTGCGCTTCCAGTCCAGCCCCGCCACATCTGCAATGAACCCAAACCGGCGCAATCAAAACCGCCGGGGCTTCACCTCTACAAGCTCACTGCCCAAGTTCGAGATACATGACGTGCGCGATGACCCGGAGCACGGGAGCATGACCCGTGTGTCAGTCGACGGCAAGCACCTGCTCGTCTCCCAATTCCCGCAGCTTGGCCCTCGCAACGCCGACCCGAACGACACTACACCGCAGTTTGACAGGGAGCGTCGCATCTCGATGCGCTTCCGCCACATAGACCTCGCTGGCTTCGTCAGCGTCGTCGAGGACCGCGTCCCAAGTCATCATGTCAAGAACAACGCGTTCGACATGGCGTTTGAGAAAACAGCGAAGGGCTACGTCTTGAAGGGTCAGGTGCACCGAAGTAACTCGCAAGCCAACGAGGAGTGGGCGGTTCGATTTGAGAATCAGTTTGCCGTGACGATGGAGCACTTTCTCGAGAGCGCGCTGACGGAGAGCTTCGGCTTTGCCCAGCACCAACGGATCTTGGCGAGAGGGGATAGTCTCCCGAGCGACAGAATTAGGAGCAACCAGGACCGCAACAGAAACCCAAACCGAAATCAAAACCGCCGTCGCaacagcggcaacagcaacgacgaTAACCAAGGGAACTGA